AATTTCAATGGGCACAGATATTTTTTGGAATAATCGTTCCAACTTATTTCTCCACATTTTTGTGCACTCGTCCCCAAACGTGAGTAATGACACACCAGCTTTTGCTCGATTTGTAATACTTGGAATGACCCTTGCTACCGAGCATGGAACAACTGATTCTAATTGGGCAACACTGATTGGACTTGTAATGGATACAAGACACTTATCCTCCGATAAGTAGGGGGTAATATCTTGGATGACTCGGATGATATCGTGCGGCTTCAAGCAAATAAAGATTAAATCAGAATCAATAGCAACTTCTTTAGCTGTGGCAACTACTGATACATCTTTATATTTATTTTTAAGCTCAAGGGCTTTTTTCATTGTCCGATTGGCGATGGTTAAGTTGGATGGGGATATTGCCTCTTTTTCTAGCAGGGCCTCAGCTAAAATCCTCCCCATATTTCCAATACCAATGATTCCAGTTTTCATCGTTCTATCCCCCTTCGTGAGCCAGTTTCTCATATACAATATGAAAAAAATTACAAGAATATAACTATTGGAAGGAATGGTACAAGTTGAAAGAATGGTTCAGAATGTATAAGCATTATGTAATTGGCGTGGTTCTCTTGCTTGTAGTTTTAGGGTATTATTTTTTTGCTCCCAGCTCCTCTGAAAATCTCCAGATAGCAAAAACACCCAGTTTGAAACCGAAAATTCTACTGTTACAACGAACCAAACAAAAGAAACCATTAAGGAAGAACCCCCACAAAAGATCATGATCGATATGAAAGGAGCGATTCAAAAGCCAGGGGTTTATGAAGCAAAGAAAGGTGAAAGGGTGATTGATTTAATCGAAAGAGCAGGGGGCTTTTCCGACATGGCAGATCAATCGAAGGTTAATTTAGCCATGTACGTCGAGGATCAAATGGTCATCGCTATCCCTCAATTCGGTGATACTGAGACTGATTTCGTTGTTGGTACAAGTGTAGGTGATCAATCGCAGCCTGATAAAGTGAATATTAATAAAGCAGATGAGACTGAGCTTGAAACTCTCCCAGGTATTGGTCCTTCAAAATCTGCCGCTATTATTGAATATCGAACAACCACCTGTCCTTTTAAATCCATTGAAGAAATTCAATCAATTAGTGGAATTGGAGAAAAAACATTTGAAAAATTAAAGGATAAAATAACCATTGACTAAATGGCAATCCTTTTTTCAAATTGACGCGTTAAGACTCGGGCATTACACTAAAAAAGAGGCAACTGGATCTTGAGGGAGGAATAAGGTTGGAACGGATTTCATGGAATGAATATTTTATGGCCCAAAGCCATCTGCTAGCATTAAGAAGTACATGTACACGCTTGACCGTTGGGGCAACCATCGTAAGAGATAAACGAATTATTGCAGGGGGCTATAATGGTTCCATTACTGGTGGTGATCATTGTATTGATAAAGGCTGCTACGTAATCGATAATCATTGCGTTAGGACCATTCATGCTGAAATGAATGCCATCTTACAATGTGCAAAATTTGGAGTTCCTACAGCGGAAGCTGATATATATGTAACACATTTTCCGTGCTTACAATGCTGCAAAGCAATTATTCAAGCTGGGATTAAGACGGTGTATTACGCAGAGGATTATAAAAATCACCCATATGCATTGGAACTCTTCGATGCTGCGAATGTTCGGGTGGAGCAAGTAAATAGCCAGCTATCTTTTGATTGGAATCAGGCAGAAAAGTCGTTATTTGTATCCGATCTGTTAGCGGAACTTGAGAAAAACGGAGTGAACGAAAGCTCATTATCAAAGCTAACAGAGCAAGCGAAAAAGCTTTTTTCAGTTTAAATGAAAAGCGCCGGTATTGGCAGGCGTTTTTTAAAAGATAAGAAAGTATAAAATTTTGATGGGTGTCTAGCTCCAGGCGCCATCGGCTCGAGGTCACAAGCCAATCCGTCCAAAAGGTCAAAGAACAACCTTTCGGCCGGCTCGTCTTGTGCTTGTCGCCGATAGGCGGGCGCCTTGCGCTTTTCTTATCAATCCACATGGAAGGAGGCCTTTAACATGAAGGGAAAGGGGGTCTATATTGCAATTAGTGCACTTCTTGGCACGTTAACTGCATTGCTCCATTCATACTTAGCCCTTATCATTTTCTTTGGTTATGTTTGGCTCCTTTATCGCTATAAACCCTTTTCAAAGCCCCATTATTTCGTCATCGTGCTCACTTTTCCTCTTTATGTTATTGTTGCAATTACGACTGATATTAATAATAAAACTGATTTAAATGGAACAGAGGAGCGACTTGCTATCACCATTTTCGAATGGGAAACCGATGGCGACCTGCTTCAAATTACTGGGGAGGACCAGCAAACTAAAGAAAAGTTACTAATCCGCTATTATATCACCTCTATGAATGAAAAAATGTAATCGAAAGCCAAATGAGGTATGGGCTTCGTTGCAACCTTTCTGGTCAACTCCAAAAACCTCAAACAGCCAGGAATCCCAACTCCTTTGACTACCAACAATATTTAGCAACAAAAGGTGTCCATTGGATATTTGAGTCCAACCAAAACCCTCTTTCTAGCTGCTCGCAACCCAACCCTTCCTTTTTTTCATACATGGATAATATCCGGTCAAATGGAATTAATAAAGTGAAAGCTTATTTTCCCGAACCGATTCGTTCACTTGCCATAGCATTATTATTTGGTGAGCGTGCGGTGATGGATTCAGATCTTGTTCAAGCATACGAAAGGATTGGTATTGTCCATTTATTAGCGATTTCCAGGTCTTCAGGTCAGCTTTTTGACTGGGGTATTGTACTTTGTTGGAATTAGAATAGGTGTAATGAGAGAGACAATGGTCAATGTGCTGCTCATTTTTCTACCCTGTTATGCTTTGTTGACTGGTGCGACACCATCCGTGGTAAGAGCGGTAGTGATGATGCTTGTCATTCTATCCAGTATGAAACTAGGTCATCAGCGTCTATTGCCATTAGACGCCTTATCAGTAGCTTTTTTACTAGTGTTATTGTGTTCACCTTATCTTGTATTTGATGTTGGATTTCAACTTTCTTTTTGTGCAAGTGGTGCATTATTGCTTTCAACCTTTCTTTTAAAAGACAAATCGATGGTTGGGCAATTATTATTAACTTCTTATATTGCGCAACTGGCTACACTCCCCATTATTCTTTATAATTTTTATGAGTTTTCACTCCTTTCACTCATTGCGAATGTGATCTTTGTTCCTTTCTTTTCTGTTTTCCTCACGCCTTTTTTATTTTTTGTTTTTCTACTATATCCGCTTTTGGGTGTTATTTTTGAGCCACTGGTCTGGATTACGAATCAAGTCATCCTCCTCGTTAATTTCATAATTGAAGCATTTTCAACTCTTCCATTCCACATCCTTACACTTGGACGCCCTGTTTTTTTTATACTCTTATTTTATATAGGATTTATTTGTTTTATTTTTTTAAAACTCGAAGGGACGCCCAAAAAATTAGGTCAGACTTGTCTGTTCATTTTTCTACCTATTACACTGCAGTTAGGGATAAATATGTGGTCCCCCTATGGAGAAGTGACGTTTATTGATGTAGGACAAGGTGACGCTATTTTGATTAAATTACCAAATCACCAAGGAAACATTCTTATCGACACAGGTGGAAAAGTTGCGTTTTCGAAGGATAAATGGCAGGAGCGTCATTCAAGCTTTGAAGTAGGGGAGGATATCGTCTTGCCGTATTTAAAAAGTAAAGGTGTGTCGACGATTGATAAATTGATTTTGACTCACGGCGATTTTGATCATATAGGAGGAGCCCGAGCGATAATGGAGGGGCTATCTGTTAAAGAAATTGTTTTACCGAAGGTACCAAGCCAAGCATCGCTCGAATTGGATTTAATAAAAGAGGCTGAAGCGAACTCAATTCCTGTTACCTTTGTATCTGCAGGTGATTCTTTCGGTAAGAATGGGATTGTATTTCGTGTTTTAACACCACTTGTGGATGTCCAAGTTGCTGATAAGAATGACCATTCAATTGTCATGTATGCACAATTTGGGGGATTGAATTGGCTGTTTACCGGGGACCTTGAAAAAGAAGGGGAAAAGGAGCTTATTAAACGATACAAAAATATGGATGTTAATGTATTAAAGGTTGCCCATCATGGAAGCGATTCGTCGACGACTGAGGAGTTCCTAACAGCCTTTCAGCCAGAAATTGCAGTGATTTCCGTGGGTGAGAATAATCGTTACGGACATCCGCACAAGAAGGTTATTTCAAGGCTTAAGGCACGTCAAATTAAAATATTTAGGACAGACCAAAATGGAGCAATTTCTTATATTTTTAAAGGAAAACGAGGAACTTTTTCAGTAAGGATTCCATAGTATAATGTAAACCACAGCATCCCCTGTTGTATTTAGAAGTTCATTTGTTAGATAAAAAAGAAGACTGCATTAACATGCAGTCTAAAAAATGAAACTATGTAGCGGATTGATTAAGATCCAACAACTTTTATGACTGTTGCGATAATAAACAATGTTGCGAAAAATCCGAATGAAACGAAGAATCCCATCCGGAATCAAGTGCGTCATTGCGCTTATCGACTAATTTTTCAAATTCATTCATAGTTTGATCCCTCCCCCTATTTCAATTTTTAGTATAAGCTAAACATTTAAAAAAATCCACCACTCTCTTTCCTCTTCCTTTTATGACAAGAGTTGTCACAAATAGTTCAATGTGATTTGGCTCAAAATAAAATTACAATCGTGATACCGTTGTGAAGTAAGATCCTAGGCCTTATGTTCACAACGTTTAAATAAAAAGGAATGGGCGAACGAAAGGGTTCGTCCATTCTCTCTTAAGCACTTGTCAAATAGCCTTAGCTTCTTTACGATAAGATTAAGATGCATTAATTTTTCAGTGTGATCGGAGCGAAGGAAATTGGTTTTTGATATATGGAAACAAATTAAGAAAAAACAAATAGCACCAATTTATTTATTATATGGAACTGAAACATATTTCATAAATGAAACAAAGCAGTTACTGGCTCAGTATGTACTCGATTCGGACGAGTCTGATTTTAATTTTTCAAGCTATGATTTGGAGGAAACTCCAATTGAGGTTGTGCTTGAAGACGCTGAGACCTTACCGTTTCTAGGTGATAAACGGTTAATTCTTTTACATAACCCGGTGTTTCTTACTTCTGAAAAAACAAAAGAAAAAGTCGAACATAATCTGGCAAAGCTTGAGGCATACCTTAAGGAACCTGCACCATATTCCGTATTAGTCTTTATTGCACCGTATGAAAAGCTAGATGAGCGAAAAAAAATAACGAAAGAACTAAAACGGACGGCAGTAACGTTTGAATCAAAACGATTATCGCAGGCCGAACTGAAAAGTTGGCTATTGGACCGGACCCAATCACAACAAGTCAAAATGACGGATCAAGCTGCAGAACGAATGATTGAGCTTGTTGGGGCGAATTTATTTATGTTAACAAGTGAAATGGACAAGTTGGTTCTTTATGTAGAGGATTCAGCTTATATAGATGAAAAGATTGTTGAACTATTAGTGTCTAAATCACTTGAACAAAATATTTTTACCTTAATAGACAAAATTGTCAGTCGAAACGTAGAAGAGGCTCTGCGGATTTATTACGACCTTCTAAAGCAAAATGAGGAGCCGTTAAAAATTTTAGCGATCATTTCTGGTCAATTTAGGTTAATTTATCAAGTGAAGGAACTATCGAGAAGAGGCTATGGACAGCAGCAGATGGCAAGCTTTCTTAAGACCCATCCGTACCGTGTAAAGCTTGCAGCGGGGCATGCTAAACATTTTTCTGATGATGAATTGGCAGATTTAATTCGTTTATTAGCAGATGCTGATTATCAAATGAAAACAGGTGGAATGAATAAAAAAATGTTAATTGAAATGTTCTTGCTGAGATTGAAAAAATAAATAGAGCAAAAATAAAAAAACGACCTTTTTGAGGTCGTTTTTTATATAACATTAAGCGTTTAAAGAATTGATCTTCT
The DNA window shown above is from Bacillus sp. T3 and carries:
- a CDS encoding DNA internalization-related competence protein ComEC/Rec2, which gives rise to MRETMVNVLLIFLPCYALLTGATPSVVRAVVMMLVILSSMKLGHQRLLPLDALSVAFLLVLLCSPYLVFDVGFQLSFCASGALLLSTFLLKDKSMVGQLLLTSYIAQLATLPIILYNFYEFSLLSLIANVIFVPFFSVFLTPFLFFVFLLYPLLGVIFEPLVWITNQVILLVNFIIEAFSTLPFHILTLGRPVFFILLFYIGFICFIFLKLEGTPKKLGQTCLFIFLPITLQLGINMWSPYGEVTFIDVGQGDAILIKLPNHQGNILIDTGGKVAFSKDKWQERHSSFEVGEDIVLPYLKSKGVSTIDKLILTHGDFDHIGGARAIMEGLSVKEIVLPKVPSQASLELDLIKEAEANSIPVTFVSAGDSFGKNGIVFRVLTPLVDVQVADKNDHSIVMYAQFGGLNWLFTGDLEKEGEKELIKRYKNMDVNVLKVAHHGSDSSTTEEFLTAFQPEIAVISVGENNRYGHPHKKVISRLKARQIKIFRTDQNGAISYIFKGKRGTFSVRIP
- a CDS encoding ComE operon protein 2, with product MERISWNEYFMAQSHLLALRSTCTRLTVGATIVRDKRIIAGGYNGSITGGDHCIDKGCYVIDNHCVRTIHAEMNAILQCAKFGVPTAEADIYVTHFPCLQCCKAIIQAGIKTVYYAEDYKNHPYALELFDAANVRVEQVNSQLSFDWNQAEKSLFVSDLLAELEKNGVNESSLSKLTEQAKKLFSV
- a CDS encoding ComEC/Rec2 family competence protein is translated as MKAYFPEPIRSLAIALLFGERAVMDSDLVQAYERIGIVHLLAISRSSGQLFDWGIVLCWN
- a CDS encoding helix-hairpin-helix domain-containing protein, with translation MIDMKGAIQKPGVYEAKKGERVIDLIERAGGFSDMADQSKVNLAMYVEDQMVIAIPQFGDTETDFVVGTSVGDQSQPDKVNINKADETELETLPGIGPSKSAAIIEYRTTTCPFKSIEEIQSISGIGEKTFEKLKDKITID
- the holA gene encoding DNA polymerase III subunit delta, which translates into the protein MVFDIWKQIKKKQIAPIYLLYGTETYFINETKQLLAQYVLDSDESDFNFSSYDLEETPIEVVLEDAETLPFLGDKRLILLHNPVFLTSEKTKEKVEHNLAKLEAYLKEPAPYSVLVFIAPYEKLDERKKITKELKRTAVTFESKRLSQAELKSWLLDRTQSQQVKMTDQAAERMIELVGANLFMLTSEMDKLVLYVEDSAYIDEKIVELLVSKSLEQNIFTLIDKIVSRNVEEALRIYYDLLKQNEEPLKILAIISGQFRLIYQVKELSRRGYGQQQMASFLKTHPYRVKLAAGHAKHFSDDELADLIRLLADADYQMKTGGMNKKMLIEMFLLRLKK
- the comER gene encoding late competence protein ComER, whose protein sequence is MKTGIIGIGNMGRILAEALLEKEAISPSNLTIANRTMKKALELKNKYKDVSVVATAKEVAIDSDLIFICLKPHDIIRVIQDITPYLSEDKCLVSITSPISVAQLESVVPCSVARVIPSITNRAKAGVSLLTFGDECTKMWRNKLERLFQKISVPIEIDEKVTRVASDISSCGPAFFSYLTQRFITAAVKETEIDKETAIVLASEMLIGLGELLKNGYYTLPTLQEKVCVKGGITGEGIKVLEEELGEVFEHVFAATHSKFKEDLEMVKKQYPL